The following are encoded in a window of Helicobacter ganmani genomic DNA:
- a CDS encoding ribonucleotide-diphosphate reductase subunit beta, with translation MINRKKIYNPNSQESVNERKIFGGNPTSIFELNKIKYQWAYNLWKVMLANSWFPEEVNMTQDKRDYADGLTPEEKIGYDRALAQLIFMDSLQTNNLIDNVNPYITSPEINLILVRQAFEEALHSQSYAVMVESISANTDEIYEMWRTDMQLRNKNDYIANVYEELALNPTESTLLKAMFANQILEGIYFYSGFAFFYTLARSGKMLGSAQMIRFIQRDEVTHLLLFQNLINSLKKEMPHLFTKDLIEEVIEMFREAVKVESAWGDYITQGQILGLTSEIIHEYIRYLADDRLKRVGLPPLYNAKHPIKWVDSFSSFNEQKTNFFEGNVTNYAKGSINFDDF, from the coding sequence ATGATTAATCGCAAAAAAATCTATAATCCAAACTCCCAAGAAAGCGTGAATGAGCGCAAAATCTTTGGGGGTAATCCTACAAGCATTTTTGAACTGAATAAAATTAAATACCAATGGGCTTATAATCTTTGGAAAGTAATGCTTGCAAACTCTTGGTTTCCTGAAGAAGTCAATATGACACAAGATAAACGCGATTATGCTGATGGCTTAACTCCAGAAGAAAAAATCGGTTACGATAGAGCCTTAGCGCAACTTATTTTTATGGATTCTTTGCAGACAAATAACCTCATTGATAATGTGAATCCCTATATCACAAGCCCAGAAATCAATCTCATCTTAGTGCGTCAAGCTTTTGAAGAAGCCTTACATTCCCAAAGTTACGCCGTAATGGTAGAATCCATTTCGGCAAATACTGATGAAATCTATGAAATGTGGCGCACAGATATGCAGCTAAGAAACAAAAATGACTACATTGCAAATGTGTATGAGGAACTAGCACTCAATCCCACAGAATCCACACTTCTAAAGGCAATGTTTGCCAATCAAATCCTAGAGGGAATCTATTTTTATAGTGGATTTGCTTTTTTTTATACACTTGCAAGAAGTGGAAAAATGCTAGGAAGCGCGCAAATGATTCGCTTTATCCAACGCGATGAAGTAACGCATTTATTGCTATTCCAAAACCTCATCAATTCCTTAAAAAAAGAAATGCCACATCTTTTTACTAAAGACTTGATTGAAGAAGTGATTGAAATGTTTAGAGAGGCGGTGAAAGTAGAATCTGCTTGGGGAGATTATATTACACAAGGACAGATTCTAGGACTTACAAGCGAGATTATCCACGAATATATTCGCTATCTTGCCGATGATAGATTAAAGCGCGTGGGTTTGCCTCCGCTTTATAACGCTAAACACCCTATTAAATGGGTGGATTCTTTTAGTTCATTCAATGAACAAAAAACAAATTTCTTTGAGGGAAATGTAACAAATTACGCAAAAGGGAGTATAAATTTTGATGATTTCTAA
- a CDS encoding carbon-nitrogen hydrolase family protein, which yields MISKPLYTLQLKTKQNFEDNLTHLKNLILDCESDSIILAPEVCLTNFCYQRMDEAAEFAKVATESLLRLCSDRVIVITMIEKYRNGFYNNLKVFYKGELLHKQSKHKLFPLGNEHLHFQSGDIAEIAPFEIDGIICGAINCFELRFIELWQLLKGCDLIFVPAQWGKERKDNFETLSKALAITTQSFVMASSGANDTCAKGSAIISPFGYATKDDEQEVISLRANFNEITQARKFIDIGLSKTPCNP from the coding sequence ATGATTTCTAAGCCACTTTACACTTTACAACTTAAAACAAAGCAAAACTTTGAAGACAATTTGACACATTTAAAGAATCTCATTTTAGACTGCGAAAGCGATTCTATTATTTTAGCACCCGAGGTTTGCTTGACAAATTTTTGCTATCAGAGAATGGACGAGGCAGCCGAGTTTGCCAAAGTCGCCACAGAATCACTCTTGCGTCTTTGTAGTGATAGAGTCATCGTAATTACGATGATTGAAAAATACCGCAATGGATTCTATAATAACTTAAAAGTCTTTTACAAAGGTGAATTACTTCACAAACAAAGCAAACACAAGCTTTTTCCTCTAGGCAATGAGCATTTACATTTCCAAAGTGGGGATATAGCAGAAATTGCACCTTTTGAGATTGATGGAATCATATGTGGCGCAATCAACTGCTTTGAATTACGTTTCATTGAGCTTTGGCAACTTCTCAAAGGTTGTGATTTGATTTTTGTTCCCGCACAATGGGGAAAAGAGCGCAAAGACAATTTTGAAACCCTCTCCAAAGCTTTAGCAATCACTACGCAAAGCTTCGTAATGGCTAGCAGCGGTGCAAACGACACTTGTGCTAAAGGAAGTGCAATTATCTCTCCTTTTGGCTATGCAACCAAAGACGACGAGCAAGAAGTGATTTCTTTGCGCGCAAATTTTAACGAAATCACACAAGCACGCAAATTTATTGATATTGGACTTAGCAAAACCCCATGCAATCCTTAA
- a CDS encoding protein-L-isoaspartate(D-aspartate) O-methyltransferase, whose amino-acid sequence MQSLKTANMVLEISKRFRLSPSVEKAFLSINREIFVPNGFAHLAYTLDALPMGASQWISSPLTVAKMTEYLQCDGADSVLEIGCGSGYQAAILSKLIRRVFSIERIEKLLLEARTRIKLCEIANINTKLDDGQKGWSAYAPYDRILFSASIREIPQSLITQLSEGGILIAPLEIDNTQVITRFIKRNGILSERQELEHCIFVPVLNGLDKES is encoded by the coding sequence ATGCAATCCTTAAAAACCGCAAATATGGTGCTTGAAATCTCTAAGAGATTCCGCCTTAGCCCATCTGTTGAAAAAGCATTTTTAAGCATTAATCGTGAAATTTTCGTTCCCAATGGTTTTGCACACCTTGCTTACACTCTTGATGCTCTTCCTATGGGAGCTAGTCAATGGATTAGCTCTCCACTCACAGTTGCAAAAATGACAGAATATTTACAATGTGATGGTGCGGATTCTGTGCTAGAAATCGGCTGTGGAAGTGGGTATCAAGCAGCCATTTTAAGCAAGCTTATTCGTCGTGTATTCAGCATTGAAAGGATTGAAAAATTACTTTTAGAGGCAAGGACGCGCATCAAATTATGTGAGATTGCAAATATCAATACCAAGCTAGACGATGGGCAAAAGGGCTGGAGTGCTTACGCGCCTTATGATAGGATTTTGTTTTCTGCTTCTATTAGAGAGATTCCTCAAAGTCTTATCACGCAGTTAAGTGAAGGTGGAATCCTCATCGCACCATTAGAAATAGATAATACGCAAGTCATCACGCGATTCATTAAACGCAATGGAATCTTAAGCGAAAGGCAAGAACTAGAGCATTGTATTTTTGTTCCTGTGCTCAATGGGCTAGATAAAGAATCCTAA
- a CDS encoding Ppx/GppA phosphatase family protein, giving the protein MEIIGIDLGSNSLRGVRMQVCEKEFQKEFAVLQEYDTTVRTAEGLEDSGEICEAAKERIIQGLLEMKCALDITPQQEVVALTTQAMRKARNRERILQEIWERTQIQFRVISGEQEAQITSLAPKIAVQRIARENPKYKQDCFLLVDMGGASSEFVLCGENGNLARSFDIGIVSAKERYGSVEKLLAQREEFLKPILSFMQECCQKGRKARFMMANSGTPTMVCAFKLGLIEYNARVIFGTELTREDFSVELAKFLALSQESQVGLVGMYKADVVPFGIALFTCFMEALGFQECLVVDEGLREGAVIAHTLGLLD; this is encoded by the coding sequence ATGGAAATAATAGGAATTGATTTGGGTAGCAATTCTTTGCGTGGAGTAAGAATGCAAGTTTGCGAGAAAGAATTTCAAAAGGAATTTGCAGTCCTTCAAGAATATGATACGACGGTGCGCACAGCAGAGGGGCTAGAGGATAGCGGAGAAATTTGTGAAGCGGCAAAAGAAAGAATCATTCAAGGTTTGCTTGAAATGAAGTGTGCATTAGATATTACCCCACAGCAAGAAGTGGTTGCGCTAACGACGCAAGCAATGCGTAAAGCGCGCAATCGTGAAAGGATTTTGCAAGAGATTTGGGAGCGTACACAGATTCAATTTCGTGTGATTTCAGGAGAACAAGAGGCGCAAATTACTTCTCTTGCTCCAAAAATTGCTGTGCAAAGAATCGCAAGAGAGAATCCAAAATACAAGCAAGATTGTTTTTTGCTTGTAGATATGGGAGGAGCGAGTAGTGAGTTTGTACTTTGTGGAGAGAATGGGAATCTAGCAAGAAGTTTTGACATTGGAATTGTGAGTGCAAAGGAACGTTACGGGAGTGTGGAAAAATTGTTGGCACAAAGAGAGGAGTTTTTGAAACCGATTCTTTCGTTTATGCAAGAATGTTGTCAAAAGGGGAGAAAAGCGCGTTTTATGATGGCAAATAGTGGTACTCCTACAATGGTATGTGCTTTTAAGTTGGGGCTTATAGAATATAATGCAAGAGTAATTTTTGGCACAGAATTAACAAGAGAGGACTTTTCTGTGGAATTGGCGAAATTTTTAGCACTTTCTCAAGAATCGCAAGTCGGTCTTGTTGGAATGTATAAAGCTGATGTTGTGCCTTTTGGAATCGCTCTATTTACTTGCTTTATGGAGGCTTTAGGATTCCAAGAGTGTTTAGTAGTTGATGAGGGTTTGCGTGAAGGTGCTGTGATAGCGCATACGCTTGGGCTTTTGGATTGA
- a CDS encoding histidine kinase dimerization/phospho-acceptor domain-containing protein: protein MKGKLRIPNLIPPLFVQIYLLFIISLCATGAIVYFTNMNNLKNNEGAILSQTTFLAQQSLIEFIGGNTAQLREIVQNNDYKIVRQIPESAVVLLESQDSFAKIKIFKLQSHYGFHLEYLEMTFVALKDYKNALSADSGLNIWILLDFLIQLLTFAIILALLHPLKVLQSALQDFTKGNYKIKIPVPKEPQQAELAWSFNAMSEKISKLMIAREFVLRNIGHELKTPISKAKLALEMMPDNPQKELVTRCVSNLDNLTSQILTFEKIQEGGDLLVWSAFDAETLILETLTHLFIEEEELEIEIKENFKIYGDLQFLSIALKNLIENAKKYKSSGKIIVQTGLEKRLNEDTTWGLPSGVDEFFAINICNFGAPLKHSISYYFEPFSREDSHTLIQGYGLGLGILKGILELHHLGFGYVYEITESQPQEKEIAKIGKHYFKVMFPKGVKLWK, encoded by the coding sequence ATGAAAGGTAAATTAAGAATCCCAAATCTTATTCCACCACTTTTTGTTCAAATTTATCTTTTATTTATTATTTCTCTTTGCGCCACGGGTGCAATTGTGTATTTCACAAATATGAACAATTTAAAAAATAATGAGGGGGCGATTCTTTCTCAAACAACTTTTTTAGCTCAACAATCTTTAATAGAATTTATTGGCGGTAATACTGCGCAGTTGCGAGAGATTGTGCAAAATAATGATTACAAAATCGTGCGTCAGATTCCAGAGAGTGCAGTCGTATTATTGGAAAGTCAAGATTCTTTTGCCAAGATTAAAATTTTTAAACTCCAAAGCCATTATGGTTTTCATTTGGAATATTTGGAAATGACCTTTGTTGCGTTGAAAGACTATAAAAACGCATTGTCCGCGGATAGTGGCTTGAATATTTGGATTCTTTTAGACTTTTTGATACAGCTTCTCACTTTTGCGATTATTTTGGCGCTTCTCCATCCGCTAAAAGTTTTGCAAAGCGCATTGCAGGATTTTACTAAGGGAAATTATAAGATTAAGATTCCTGTGCCAAAAGAGCCACAACAAGCGGAATTGGCTTGGAGTTTTAATGCAATGAGTGAGAAAATTTCTAAATTAATGATTGCGCGAGAGTTTGTGTTAAGGAATATTGGACACGAGCTAAAAACGCCAATCTCTAAAGCAAAACTTGCTTTGGAAATGATGCCAGACAATCCCCAAAAAGAACTTGTAACAAGGTGCGTAAGTAATTTGGATAATTTAACAAGTCAGATTCTAACCTTTGAAAAAATCCAAGAGGGTGGAGATTTACTTGTGTGGAGTGCATTTGATGCAGAAACATTGATTTTGGAGACTTTGACACATTTATTTATTGAAGAAGAGGAATTGGAGATTGAAATTAAAGAAAATTTTAAAATCTATGGAGATTTGCAGTTTTTGTCTATTGCATTAAAAAATTTAATTGAAAATGCAAAGAAATATAAAAGCAGTGGGAAAATTATTGTCCAAACAGGATTGGAAAAAAGGCTTAATGAGGACACGACTTGGGGCTTGCCATCAGGAGTAGATGAATTTTTTGCAATCAATATTTGTAATTTTGGTGCGCCATTGAAACATTCAATTTCTTATTACTTTGAACCTTTTTCACGTGAGGATTCACATACGTTGATTCAAGGCTATGGGCTAGGTTTAGGGATTTTAAAAGGTATTTTGGAGTTGCACCATTTGGGATTTGGGTATGTCTATGAAATCACAGAATCTCAACCACAAGAAAAAGAAATAGCCAAAATAGGAAAACATTATTTTAAAGTGATGTTTCCAAAAGGAGTAAAATTATGGAAATAA
- a CDS encoding response regulator transcription factor — translation MYKILIVEDDLEMQKLLVDYLRQSGMEVMATDSPNTALEWIKSKGGFHLAVLDIMLPEMDGLELCQKMRKISDIPIIMSSARADISSKILGFERGADDYLAKSYEPIELVARINALLKRCSQNKSIKYGDLEIDVDRRKVNVEGYNVELTPAEFEILNLLIAHRGKPYSRESLMQAISSIAPDSSLRSIDTHIRNLRVKLGDDAKTPKYIQSIWGIGYKFCD, via the coding sequence ATGTATAAGATTTTAATCGTAGAAGATGATTTGGAGATGCAGAAACTATTGGTGGATTATTTGCGCCAAAGTGGTATGGAAGTTATGGCGACAGATAGTCCTAATACTGCGCTAGAATGGATAAAAAGTAAAGGTGGATTCCATCTTGCAGTGTTAGATATTATGCTACCTGAAATGGACGGCTTAGAGTTGTGTCAAAAAATGAGAAAAATTAGCGATATTCCTATTATTATGTCCTCTGCACGAGCGGATATTAGCAGTAAGATTCTAGGATTTGAGCGAGGAGCAGATGATTATTTGGCAAAGTCTTATGAGCCCATTGAGCTTGTTGCACGCATCAATGCATTATTGAAACGTTGTTCTCAAAACAAAAGCATAAAATATGGAGATTTAGAAATAGATGTGGATAGACGCAAGGTAAATGTTGAGGGTTACAATGTGGAGCTTACGCCTGCAGAATTTGAAATTCTAAACTTACTGATTGCACACAGAGGGAAGCCTTATTCGCGAGAGTCTTTAATGCAAGCGATTTCTAGTATTGCTCCGGATTCCTCTTTGCGAAGCATTGATACACACATTAGGAATTTGCGCGTAAAGCTAGGAGATGACGCAAAAACCCCTAAATATATCCAATCCATTTGGGGAATTGGTTATAAATTTTGCGATTAA